In Ostrea edulis chromosome 10, xbOstEdul1.1, whole genome shotgun sequence, one genomic interval encodes:
- the LOC125666807 gene encoding twist-related protein-like — protein MVLTELSTMIPQQTEVSGGVEYHELQSQSALLATIKQEYSEDYTQENYDYPKGRGKKRKRSDRSCDSFSDACSPATSECSSDGTQSKRAKQKGSKSFADVLTQRAMANVRERQRTQSLNEAFAQLRKIIPTLPSDKLSKIQTLKLATRYIDFLCQVLQTEDVGSLEAQGGCSYMEEERLGYAFSHWRMEGAMSGPAQ, from the coding sequence ATGGTGCTCACGGAATTATCGACCATGATTCCTCAGCAAACTGAGGTCAGCGGTGGAGTCGAGTACCACGAGTTGCAGTCCCAGAGCGCTCTTCTGGCCACTATCAAACAGGAGTACTCGGAGGACTATACGCAGGAAAATTACGACTACCCGAAAGGAAGGGGTAAAAAACGAAAACGCTCTGACCGATCTTGTGATAGTTTTTCGGACGCTTGTTCACCGGCCACCTCGGAATGCTCCAGTGATGGTACTCAATCCAAGCGAGCCAAACAGAAGGGTTCTAAGTCCTTCGCGGACGTGCTCACACAGAGAGCCATGGCAAATGTACGGGAGAGACAACGGACCCAATCGCTCAATGAGGCGTTTGCTCAGTTGAGGAAAATTATCCCTACCCTTCCCTCTGACAAACTGAGTAAAATCCAAACTCTGAAGCTAGCCACACGGTATATAGACTTCCTGTGTCAAGTCCTACAGACCGAGGATGTGGGGTCCCTGGAGGCTCAGGGAGGGTGTTCTTATATGGAGGAGGAGAGGCTTGGATATGCTTTCTCACATTGGAGAATGGAGGGCGCCATGAGCGGCCCAGCACAGTAA